The following proteins are co-located in the Robbsia betulipollinis genome:
- the zwf gene encoding glucose-6-phosphate dehydrogenase, with the protein MQSDKKSDKQNDKAGDKASDRHHDKTGDRASGKQADKQADKQSAGRDESTFTFVLFGGTGDLAMRKILPALYQAHRDKLIDASGRILAVARAAPDLPGYLEWVEENVKPKVPKAEFNDDDWRGFLERIAYVQLDATQQADFVKLKDTLETYGGTRVFYLATGPSLFVPICEALAEQQLNTHARIVLEKPLGYDLESSKAINDAVGAIFQEEQIYRIDHYLGKEPVQNLLALRFGNALFEPLWRREWVESIQITIAEQLGVEARGDFYDQVGALRDMVQNHLLQLLAIVAMEPPHALDSSDSVRDEKLRVLRALKPLSASDISKVAVRGQYASGVVRGESVPAYATEKGVKEGSETETFVALKVEIENWRWAGVPFFLRTGKRLAERTAEIVVNFRPVPHSALGPGALRAGANRMVIRLQPHESIRLYCLAKQPGEGMQVQSVYLDLDFDQFFKGNRMEAYERLLLDVIHGRLALFVRRDEQEAAWRWVEPIIDEWATSGKKPKAYASGTWGPAAASAMLAQHGTYWFEEEN; encoded by the coding sequence ATGCAAAGCGACAAAAAAAGCGACAAGCAGAACGACAAGGCAGGCGACAAGGCAAGCGACAGGCACCACGACAAGACGGGCGACAGGGCAAGCGGCAAGCAGGCCGACAAACAAGCCGACAAGCAGAGCGCCGGCCGCGACGAGAGCACGTTCACTTTCGTGCTGTTCGGCGGCACCGGGGATCTGGCCATGCGCAAGATCCTGCCGGCGCTGTACCAGGCGCATCGCGACAAGCTGATCGACGCCTCGGGCCGGATTCTCGCGGTGGCGCGTGCCGCGCCCGATCTTCCCGGCTACCTGGAGTGGGTCGAGGAGAACGTGAAGCCGAAGGTGCCCAAGGCCGAGTTCAACGACGACGACTGGCGCGGTTTCCTCGAACGCATCGCCTACGTGCAGCTGGATGCCACCCAGCAGGCCGATTTCGTCAAGCTCAAGGACACGCTCGAAACCTACGGCGGTACGCGCGTTTTCTATCTTGCGACCGGCCCGTCGCTGTTCGTGCCGATCTGCGAGGCATTGGCCGAGCAGCAACTGAACACCCATGCCCGCATCGTGCTGGAAAAGCCGCTCGGGTACGATCTGGAGTCGTCGAAAGCGATCAACGACGCGGTCGGTGCGATCTTCCAGGAAGAGCAGATCTACCGGATCGATCATTACCTGGGCAAGGAGCCGGTGCAGAACCTGCTGGCGCTGCGCTTCGGCAATGCGCTGTTCGAGCCGCTATGGCGCCGCGAGTGGGTCGAAAGCATCCAGATCACGATCGCCGAGCAGTTGGGCGTGGAAGCGCGGGGCGACTTCTACGACCAGGTGGGCGCGCTGCGCGACATGGTGCAGAACCACCTGTTGCAGTTGCTGGCGATCGTTGCCATGGAACCGCCGCATGCGCTCGATTCCTCCGATAGCGTGCGCGACGAGAAATTGCGCGTGCTGCGGGCGCTCAAGCCGTTGAGCGCGAGCGACATCTCGAAGGTGGCCGTGCGCGGTCAGTACGCCTCGGGCGTGGTGCGGGGCGAATCGGTGCCGGCCTACGCGACCGAGAAGGGCGTGAAGGAGGGCAGCGAAACCGAAACCTTCGTCGCGCTCAAGGTGGAGATCGAGAACTGGCGCTGGGCGGGCGTGCCCTTCTTCCTGCGCACCGGCAAGCGGCTGGCCGAGCGGACCGCGGAGATCGTCGTCAATTTCCGCCCGGTGCCGCATTCGGCGCTGGGCCCGGGCGCCCTGCGCGCCGGCGCGAACCGGATGGTGATCCGCCTGCAGCCGCACGAGTCGATCCGTCTCTACTGTCTGGCGAAGCAGCCGGGCGAGGGCATGCAGGTGCAGAGCGTCTATCTGGACCTCGATTTCGACCAGTTCTTCAAGGGCAACCGGATGGAGGCCTACGAGCGCCTGCTGCTCGACGTGATCCATGGGCGGCTGGCGCTGTTCGTGCGGCGCGACGAACAGGAGGCGGCATGGCGCTGGGTCGAGCCGATCATCGACGAATGGGCGACCTCCGGCAAGAAGCCGAAGGCCTATGCCTCGGGCACATGGGGACCGGCGGCCGCCAGCGCGATGCTCGCGCAACACGGCACGTACTGGTTCGAGGAAGAAAACTGA
- the pgl gene encoding 6-phosphogluconolactonase: MIDFHAFDTADAQAEALARAVAQALQDALSERDAKAGVGEVTTARVTLAVSGGKSPVTFFTHLSRTPLDWARVDVTLVDDRWLPEAHADSNARMVRETLLQNAAAAARFVPLVDATRDPAQVVAALNQSSAPALPDVAVLGMGEDGHTASIFADAPEWEHATTTRERLVVVHPGSAPHARISWSLHALQHINTLFLQIGGEKKRAVLDAAAALPQHNAISRLAVDGGVTIDVYWYA; the protein is encoded by the coding sequence ATGATCGATTTCCACGCATTCGACACCGCCGACGCGCAGGCCGAGGCGCTCGCGCGGGCGGTCGCGCAAGCCTTGCAGGACGCGCTGAGCGAACGTGACGCCAAGGCGGGCGTCGGCGAAGTCACCACGGCGCGGGTGACGCTCGCGGTCTCCGGCGGCAAAAGCCCGGTGACGTTTTTCACGCACCTGTCGCGCACGCCGCTCGATTGGGCGCGGGTCGACGTCACGCTGGTGGATGACCGCTGGTTGCCCGAAGCGCATGCCGACAGCAATGCGCGCATGGTGCGCGAGACGCTGCTGCAAAACGCGGCGGCCGCGGCGCGCTTCGTGCCGCTGGTGGACGCGACGCGCGATCCCGCGCAGGTCGTCGCCGCTCTGAACCAGAGCAGCGCGCCCGCTTTGCCGGATGTCGCGGTGCTGGGCATGGGCGAGGATGGTCATACCGCGTCGATCTTCGCGGACGCCCCGGAGTGGGAGCACGCGACGACGACGCGCGAGCGTCTGGTCGTCGTGCATCCCGGCAGTGCCCCGCATGCGCGCATCAGCTGGTCGCTGCACGCGCTGCAACACATCAACACACTATTTCTACAAATTGGCGGCGAGAAGAAGCGTGCGGTCCTTGATGCTGCGGCAGCGCTGCCGCAGCACAATGCGATCTCGCGCCTCGCCGTGGACGGGGGAGTCACGATCGATGTTTATTGGTACGCCTGA
- a CDS encoding ABC transporter ATP-binding protein yields the protein MYKLIVDDLHKRYGEQEVLKGVSLKLRAGDVTSIIGSSGSGKSTFLRCINFLEQPNAGRILLDGEEIRTAPTRDGALRVVDARQLQTFRSRLAMVFQHFNLWAHMTVLENVTEAPIHVLGLSRAEAQQRARRYLEKVGLGPQMERKYPSHLSGGQQQRVAIARALSMEPDVMLFDEPTSALDPELVGEVLKVMQTLAEEGRTMVVVTHEMSFARNVSNHVVFLHQGRIEEEGSPQAVFSETRSERLRQFLSGSLK from the coding sequence ATGTACAAACTCATCGTTGACGACCTGCACAAGCGCTATGGAGAGCAGGAAGTTCTCAAAGGCGTTTCGCTGAAGCTGCGCGCCGGCGACGTCACCAGCATCATCGGATCGAGCGGCTCGGGCAAGAGTACCTTCCTGCGCTGCATCAATTTCCTGGAGCAGCCGAACGCCGGCCGGATTCTGCTGGACGGCGAGGAAATCCGCACGGCCCCGACCCGGGACGGCGCCCTGCGGGTGGTCGACGCGCGCCAGCTGCAAACGTTTCGCAGCCGGCTGGCAATGGTGTTCCAGCATTTCAACCTCTGGGCCCACATGACGGTGCTGGAGAACGTGACCGAGGCCCCGATCCACGTCCTCGGCCTGTCGCGTGCCGAGGCGCAGCAGCGCGCGCGTCGCTATCTCGAGAAAGTCGGTCTCGGCCCGCAGATGGAACGCAAGTATCCGTCGCATCTGTCCGGCGGCCAGCAGCAGCGCGTGGCGATCGCCCGCGCGCTGTCGATGGAACCGGACGTGATGCTGTTCGACGAGCCCACGTCGGCGCTGGATCCCGAACTGGTGGGGGAAGTGCTGAAGGTGATGCAGACGCTGGCCGAGGAAGGCCGCACGATGGTGGTGGTCACGCACGAGATGAGTTTCGCGCGCAACGTCTCGAACCACGTCGTTTTCCTGCATCAGGGCAGGATCGAGGAGGAAGGCAGCCCGCAGGCGGTCTTCTCGGAAACGCGCAGCGAGCGGCTCCGGCAGTTCCTGTCGGGGAGTCTCAAATAG
- a CDS encoding ABC transporter permease — MIQILHDYWKPFLYSDGFQYTGLVITLWLLVFSISVGFCLSIPLAIARVSPKPWLRAPVWLFTYVFRGTPLYVQLLLFYTGLYSLHVVRDTPALNAFFREGMNCTLLAFTLNTCAYTTEIFAGAIKATPSGEVEAARAYGMSSFTVYRRVILPSALRRALPYYSNEVILMLHATTVAFTATVPDILKIARDANSATYMTFQSFTIAGAFYLVISFALVYLFRRAERRWLAYLQPQSN; from the coding sequence ATGATCCAGATCCTCCACGATTACTGGAAGCCCTTCCTCTACTCGGACGGCTTTCAATACACCGGCCTCGTCATCACGCTGTGGCTGCTGGTTTTTTCGATCAGCGTCGGCTTTTGCCTGTCGATCCCGCTGGCGATCGCCCGCGTCTCGCCCAAGCCCTGGCTGCGCGCGCCGGTCTGGCTGTTCACCTATGTGTTTCGCGGCACGCCGCTCTATGTGCAGCTGCTGCTGTTCTATACCGGTCTCTACAGTCTGCATGTGGTGCGCGACACCCCGGCGTTGAACGCGTTCTTTCGCGAAGGCATGAACTGCACGCTGCTGGCCTTCACGCTCAATACCTGCGCGTACACGACCGAGATCTTCGCCGGCGCGATCAAGGCGACGCCCAGCGGCGAGGTGGAGGCGGCGCGCGCCTACGGCATGTCGTCCTTCACCGTGTACCGCCGCGTGATCCTGCCCTCGGCCCTGCGGCGCGCGTTGCCCTATTACAGCAACGAAGTGATCCTGATGCTGCATGCGACCACGGTCGCCTTCACGGCCACCGTCCCGGACATCCTGAAAATCGCCCGCGACGCGAATTCGGCGACCTATATGACGTTCCAGTCGTTTACGATCGCCGGGGCGTTCTATCTGGTGATTTCGTTCGCCCTCGTCTACCTGTTTCGGCGTGCGGAGCGACGCTGGCTCGCCTATCTCCAACCGCAATCGAACTGA